TCACGCAGTTGACGTTGACATCCTCTTCCCAGTTATACAGTTTATCCCCGTCACAGTCATGCTGGGTATGGTAACTGAAGCCACCGGGGCCATCGTCATGACAAAAACACTCATCACTCTCAGGCCAGACGGCTTCGACATCGGCCCCGACCGGGTTATTCCGTCCTAAAAACAGAAGAGAAAAAACTGCCAGGCCGATGAGACAGGATTTTATTTTAAGAAGACTTTTCATAGTTCACCTCTTACTTGGACTTCGCGTTAGGGTTCTTGCTTCCGATGAGATAACCAACTCCGAGCATGAACCGCGTTGTAACGGGCCATCCCATGCTCAAACCGGACGCCTCGGGGCAGTCAGACTGACCTCTCATGGTACAATAGTTCGAAACTGCATTGTCGACGCGGTCCTCGCCAACAAATGTTCCTTCAATCGATGCGGTCCACAACGCATCGAATCCGAGGAACCAATAGACATTTGTTTTTTTATGAAAATAACTGCCAACCGTAATATCTCCTCCTGCTGCGAAGGCTAAATCATTATTGGCGGCAACCACAACGGGGACACCGTTTTGAAAACGCGGGAGATCGCCCGTTAACAAGGCGCCGCTCTTCTGGTCCTCACTCGCATCGAAGCGGAGGAGATTAACTCCGACACCGCCCCTCAGACGATAGAAGAAACCGGCCGATCCAATCTCTTGTTGCCAATAAGGCTGGAGGAGAAATGCGGTCTCATCACCTGTAGAGCCGTTATGATCAGGGGCATTGGTAGGGGCAATCGTCTGGCGTCTTACGGTGAGATCGAGGCCAAATACCTTAACGGATGCTTTAGGGTCGGAACGAAAACGGAGCATCGGGCCTGCCGACAATTTGAAGCTGTTGAACAAATTTTGGGGACGATACGGGCGACTTGTTGAACTGACACCGCTCCCCTGATCTCCATCTACATTCCCTGAGATAACCGAGCTTGTGGGAGAGAAGAGACTAAGATCCCCCTCCACATGGCCGCCGATTTTTAGCTCAAAACAACCAAAGCGATCGCCCGGTTGTCTCTGCTTTTCATAGTCAAATCCATGCTGGTCCATACCCTTCTCCCTTTTCTACCCCCAAACATCCGTCATTAAATTTTTCGGTCACTTTACAGAACTGTTGCTAGGTTTCCGTTATTTACCTCTTATTTTTTCGGCCTCACTTAAGGGGCCTCTTCCCAAACCTCCCATCGATAGACCTTGGAGGAGTCCCATACAAAACTGACCCCACCGATGACTTGAGACCCCTTGATCTGTGGAATACTGGCGGAGTCAGTCACCAGCGTTGCAGCGATCCAATCATCCCCTTGAGACGCCTGAACGAGAGTCGATTCACCCGCAACCGCCTGACGATGAATTCCTTCAGCCTGGCCAATCACTTTGACCGGTCCACCGGCATTCACAATTTGGTACGGATACCAGGAGTTACCACTCAGATAATAGGCACCTGCCGAGGTGATGAGATAGGTCTGGCTCCCCGCCTCTTCTATAAATTGGGCTGTTCCCGAGGGGCGATTCGTTGCCCTCCAGGAACTGCCGGACGTGCTCTTGTAAATGCGTCCCTGATCTGAAAGTGCAAAGAACGAACTCGAAGTAGCAAAAGTTTGTAGGTCCTCCCAGGCGCCGGTAAGACCGACCAACTGGGCCGCCGTTGCTGAGCTCGTGGCACCACGGTAAATCCCATGGTTCGATCCGATGATGTAGTTGGAGCCGCGGCTTGCAACAGAGTAAGTCGTTTCGGGTGTTGCCGTTCCACCCGGCTGGAAAATGAGCGAGCGCGACCAGCTGTTTCCGCCATTATCGGACTCAAAGAGTTCCCCGGCCGCCGAGACCGCCAGGACAACAGAGCCGTTGGTAGCGACGGACTTGATCTCCTCTCCCTCACCAATACCGGTCAGACGATCATTGAGATTTTCGAGCGAGCCACCGGAAATATTCTGGCGATAGAGCCCATGGTCCGTCGCTGTAAAAATGACATTCTCGCGGATCGCTACATTATTGATCGTCGTTCCGTCCGGCAATGAGACAAGCGGTGAGAACCGAACACTGTAATTCTCATTGCTGATGACGATCGTAACGCTGGCGGTCTGAACGGTTCCTTGGGTACCGATCGCATTGAGCGAATAGGTATAGGTCCCCAATGTGGTGATTTCAAACTCACGCGTCCCATAACATCGAAGGTAGGGGCAGGTTGAACCAACAAGACCAGCCGGCAGTGAGATCCCGGTCGATCCAAATGCGATTCTTTGTGCACCACGAACATCCCAGGATAACGGGATGATCTGGCCCGGAGCAG
This window of the Deltaproteobacteria bacterium genome carries:
- a CDS encoding thrombospondin type 3 repeat-containing protein, whose protein sequence is MVKRISQFLLIIFLVVLTGCYLNDGPPDELLQAPSGVRRTQASVTATPSESEEEGDGETTEEADEGEESEDETEGSAEEGPVDDQDGDGILDESDNCPEVANASQQDTNRDREGNACDLDDDADGVNDEEEVTHGSLPLDSWSLPENLAYDEATCADAIDNDLDGYVDAGDDGCQVEVEEGEIQISFTAPASAAPGQIIPLSWDVRGAQRIAFGSTGISLPAGLVGSTCPYLRCYGTREFEITTLGTYTYSLNAIGTQGTVQTASVTIVISNENYSVRFSPLVSLPDGTTINNVAIRENVIFTATDHGLYRQNISGGSLENLNDRLTGIGEGEEIKSVATNGSVVLAVSAAGELFESDNGGNSWSRSLIFQPGGTATPETTYSVASRGSNYIIGSNHGIYRGATSSATAAQLVGLTGAWEDLQTFATSSSFFALSDQGRIYKSTSGSSWRATNRPSGTAQFIEEAGSQTYLITSAGAYYLSGNSWYPYQIVNAGGPVKVIGQAEGIHRQAVAGESTLVQASQGDDWIAATLVTDSASIPQIKGSQVIGGVSFVWDSSKVYRWEVWEEAP